A single genomic interval of Sceloporus undulatus isolate JIND9_A2432 ecotype Alabama chromosome 2, SceUnd_v1.1, whole genome shotgun sequence harbors:
- the IDNK gene encoding probable gluconokinase isoform X3, whose protein sequence is MLPPPSLLPLGAGGGTERAAEAREEGLGWEGGREARGAAGKGSHGDCGAGGDGSQRLREKWRGSKQIQAFVYCGCGEISSALWCTESLKIAALLSTVGSHLADKLGWKFYDGDDYHPDENKKKMAEGIPLNDQDPMALPSS, encoded by the exons atgcttcctcctccctcccttcttcccctcgGGGCCGGAGGAGGGACAGAGAGGGCGGCTGAGGCGAGGGAAGAAggcctgggctgggagggaggcagggaggcccGAGGAGCAGCAGGGAAAGGCAGCCATGGCGACTGTGGCGCTGGTGGTGATGGGAGTCAGCGGCTCAGGGAA AAATGGCGCGGTTCCAAACAAATCCAAGCATTTGTGTACTGTGGATGTGGAGAAATTTCCAGTGCACTCTGGTGTACTGAGAGTCTTAAGATTGCTGCTTTACT ATCCACCGTGGGCTCACATCTGGCAGACAAG TTAGGATGGAAGTTCTATGATGGTGATGACTATCATCCAGatgagaacaaaaagaaaatggcagAAGGAATACCTTTGAATGACCAG GATCCCATGGCTTTGCCATCTTCATGA
- the IDNK gene encoding probable gluconokinase isoform X2 produces the protein MATVALVVMGVSGSGKSTVGSHLADKLGWKFYDGDDYHPDENKKKMAEGIPLNDQDRIPWLCHLHDILRREHTCGQNAILACSALKKMYRRILENGEPSCQNESGQQENQGPPAPLKILFVHLDGPIDLIASRLRKRKGHFMPLTLLQSQFDTLEPPSTPESFITISLEKSISEIVAEIEAYIKKTY, from the exons ATGGCGACTGTGGCGCTGGTGGTGATGGGAGTCAGCGGCTCAGGGAA ATCCACCGTGGGCTCACATCTGGCAGACAAG TTAGGATGGAAGTTCTATGATGGTGATGACTATCATCCAGatgagaacaaaaagaaaatggcagAAGGAATACCTTTGAATGACCAG GACAGGATCCCATGGCTTTGCCATCTTCATGATATATTAAGAAG AGAACATACATGTGGacaaaatgcaattttagcctgctcAGCACTGAAAAAAATGTACAGACGTATTCTGGAAAATGGAGAGCCCAGCTGTCAGAATGAAAGTGGTCAGCAAGAGAACCAAGGCCCCCCTGCACCATTGAAGATCCTTTTTGTTCATTTAGATGGACCAATAGACTTAATTGCAAGCCGcctaagaaaaagaaagggacacTTTATGCCGCTTACTCTCCTACAGTCACAGTTTGACACTCTTGAGCCTCCATCCACACCAGAGAGCTTTATCACTATTAGTTTGGAAAAGTCCATTTCAGAAATAGTAGCTGAAATTGAAgcctacattaaaaaaacatattaa
- the IDNK gene encoding probable gluconokinase isoform X4, whose amino-acid sequence MLPPPSLLPLGAGGGTERAAEAREEGLGWEGGREARGAAGKGSHGDCGAGGDGSQRLREHRSSVPYFTCQSCKDPKLFVETQKHKYMIHRGLTSGRQGWKFYDGDDYHPDENKKKMAEGIPLNDQDPMALPSS is encoded by the exons atgcttcctcctccctcccttcttcccctcgGGGCCGGAGGAGGGACAGAGAGGGCGGCTGAGGCGAGGGAAGAAggcctgggctgggagggaggcagggaggcccGAGGAGCAGCAGGGAAAGGCAGCCATGGCGACTGTGGCGCTGGTGGTGATGGGAGTCAGCGGCTCAGGGAA CACAGGAGCTCTGTTCCTTATTTTACCTGCCAATCCTGCAAGGATCCAAAACTTTTTGTGGAAACTCAGAAGCACAAATACATG ATCCACCGTGGGCTCACATCTGGCAGACAAG GATGGAAGTTCTATGATGGTGATGACTATCATCCAGatgagaacaaaaagaaaatggcagAAGGAATACCTTTGAATGACCAG GATCCCATGGCTTTGCCATCTTCATGA
- the IDNK gene encoding probable gluconokinase isoform X1 — MAEGIPLNDQDRIPWLCHLHDILRREHTCGQNAILACSALKKMYRRILENGEPSCQNESGQQENQGPPAPLKILFVHLDGPIDLIASRLRKRKGHFMPLTLLQSQFDTLEPPSTPESFITISLEKSISEIVAEIEAYIKKTY; from the exons atggcagAAGGAATACCTTTGAATGACCAG GACAGGATCCCATGGCTTTGCCATCTTCATGATATATTAAGAAG AGAACATACATGTGGacaaaatgcaattttagcctgctcAGCACTGAAAAAAATGTACAGACGTATTCTGGAAAATGGAGAGCCCAGCTGTCAGAATGAAAGTGGTCAGCAAGAGAACCAAGGCCCCCCTGCACCATTGAAGATCCTTTTTGTTCATTTAGATGGACCAATAGACTTAATTGCAAGCCGcctaagaaaaagaaagggacacTTTATGCCGCTTACTCTCCTACAGTCACAGTTTGACACTCTTGAGCCTCCATCCACACCAGAGAGCTTTATCACTATTAGTTTGGAAAAGTCCATTTCAGAAATAGTAGCTGAAATTGAAgcctacattaaaaaaacatattaa